In Synergistaceae bacterium, the DNA window GGCGAGCATGATCAGCTTGGTCTTGATCCTCATTACAACATCTCCTTCGACCACACAAATTTTGCCCTGTGGAGAGCATAGTGTAAGTATAATGTAGGAATTGTCAAATAACTATCCCAAATTCAAATAACAGAAGAGGATCGAGTGAGAAAAGCGTGTGATGGCGGTGAACCGGAGAGGAAAAAGAGTTAAAATAGGCTTGAAAGAACTGCACTCAAAGGGGGCATATCCATGGAAGTCGATGTCAGAAAATTTGAAGACAAAGAGAAAATGTACGCTCATATGAACGAGTCTCTGGTTCACATGCTGGAGGGAAACAGGGATGAGACCGCCGCGCTGTCCAACGTCTCCGCTCTGCTGAACCTGTATCTGGAGGAGATCAACTGGGTCGGTTTCTACCTCATGAAAAACGGCGCGCTGATTCTGGGCCCCTTTCAGGGCAAGCCCGCCGTCATGCGGATTCTTCCGGGGGAGGGCGTCTGCGGGACGACGGTGCAGGAGGGAAAAACCCGTGTCGTGGATGACGTCCACACCTGTACCAACCACATCGCCTGCGATCTGGCCTCCTCGTCGGAAATCGTCGTTCCTCTGATCAAAAATGGACAGGTTCTTGGAGTGCTGGACATCGACAGCCCCATTCCTTCCCGCTTCGACGAGGAGGACAAAAAAGGACTGGAAAGCGTGGCGCAAACGCTCCTCAATGTCGTTTTTATCTGCTGACGTCAGGCCGAATCCGGCCGTTGTACGTTGTATCGTTCTTATTTCATTCTCATTCGATCATGATGCGGCCGTGATGAAGGTCACTCCCTCGCGGCGCAGCAGGTCCAGCGACTCTTTTGCGTCGAATCCGCTCACGGGGGAGGTGCAGTCCTGGAGAAGGCGCACTTCCTGCCGGCGGCTGCGGGGTCTTTTCACGTAGGACAGAATGGACTCCCGAACGCAGTGACTGAGGGCTTCTCCGCCGAAGGTCACCCGGTCGAAAGCCTCCAGCCGGGCGAAAAGGGCCGTGTTGAAGGCCGTTTCGGGCCAGGAATCGTCCAGCCCCTCGAAGATGGAGAACTGATCCGTAAAGGGATTTTCTCCCTTGAAGACGTAGCGCGCCGCGAGGCCGGTTTTCCCGCGCCAGGTTTCCAGCGCGCGCTGGAGGGGATCGGCGATCTGATGTCCCCAGGTGGAGACGACGCAGTGCTCCGGCCAGAGCATGAGGGAGGGAATGCCCCTGGTCTTCATGACGGAAAACATTTGTTCGGCAAAGGGCCTGTTCTGCGAGGCGGCGGGCCGCCAGTCCCCCCCTGCGAAGGACGCCGGCGTTATAGGCGTGAAAGGTTCGGGATGACGTCCCGCCGGGTTCACCCAGAAGGAAGGATGAAAAATCGCGACTCGGTCGTGAGAGTCCAGGGACACGAAAATTTCCCTCGGCGTTTCCTCCGTCGTCTCAATGTACTTCGACAGGCGCAGAATATCGTCCTCCGCTCCATCGACGTAAAGACTTCCTTTTTTGTCGCAGAAATCGTTTTGGGGATCGACGATGACCAGCGCGTCGTTACTCATATTTTTCCTCCATCCAGATTTTCCACCAGATTTTCCTGATTTTTCAGACCTGCCTGACTTTCTTAATTTCCCCGATTTTTGTGCTTTTCGTACAGCTCGAACCGGGCGGCGGTGCTGTCTCGGGGGCCGGCCACGTAAAGCGTATCCTCTCCCACGAAACCGGTCTCGTCGGGGACAAGTTCATGCACGAAACCTACGACCTCGTACATATAAACGCCTTCGTCCGTCTCAATTTCCGCCCAGTCTCCCGGACGGGGCATTTTTTTGAACTCCAGGACGCCAAGACTTCTCTCCATGATGGAGGGAGAAAGGTCGATCACGTGAAACTTATGCAACGCTTCCACCTCCGACTCCGATGCCGCCTCCGACGTGCGCGCTCCTATGTTTTCTCCTCATTTTGGCGGAAATTTTCCCTGGTCCGGACCTCAGAGGTGCATGACGCCCAGGCCGCAGCGATCGTGATGGGCGACGATGTGAACCGCGCAGTCCCCGAAAATGGCCACGGCAATCCAGTTCTCGTTGCGTACGATAGCGATTTTGGCTCCAATGCTGACCTCGACGAGGCTGCGGGGGATGAAACCGTTGCTGGCCTCCACGGCCGCGTGGATCAGCGCGTGCATTTCACGGGAGTTTTTTTCGATAACTCCCGCGTTCAGAGAGGCTCCCACCAGTGCTCTGACGATTTTCTGCGGCAGGTCGCTCAGAAGACCTCCGACTTCCGTCGCGACGGCTTTCCATCCTTTTTCTTCGATATACTGCTTGCAGGCAGTTTCCTTCTCCGCGTTTCTGGTCAGGGCCAGAAGAACAGCGGCTCTTCCCACATCGTCGATTCCCAGCTCGGAATCCAGCGACAACGCGCCGGACGTCTCCTCATTGCTCCGCTCTCGGTGCAGTTCCAGCGTCTCTTCCACTCACTTGCCTCCGGTTCAGGAACGAAAATCACTCTCGAGACTTTGCGTTCTTGTAGTCGTATAACGTTCACTTCCGTTTCTCATATTTTCACATATTTTACGCCGGGCGATTACTTAATTATAATTTTAAGCTGGATCTGATTCCATATTTTAGTCCAGAATTTAATTATAAACAAAATCAATTTTAACCGATTTTTTGACTTTGGCGTTGGATTTCGGCTTCGTTTCATCCCGTGACGGCTGCAAGGCCCGCGGCGGCGGGAACGAAGGGCTCCAGTCTGCGCCTGCTGAAGTCGTCCCATGCCTCTTTGATGTAAACACTGCCTTTTTTGTCGATCTTCAGAATCCCGAAGGGAGAAACCCGCCTGCCGGACTCGTCCAGGCAAACCAGCACCCTGGGGCACAAAAGATCCCGCTCTTTGGTTTCCAGAACGATAGCCACCTTCCCGTTGGAAAGCAGCACCACCGTCCCCGGCGGATACAGCCCGATGGCGGCGAGAAGCACCCGCAGAATTCGGGTGTCGAAGTCTCCGATGGCCCGTTCGATCATCTGGGACAGAGCCTGATCGCCCCGGCAGGAGTCCCCCTCCAGAATGCGGTTCGTCAGGTTTTCGAAAACGTTGGCCACGGCGACGATACGAGCCGCCATGGGAATATCCTCCTCCCTCAGACGGTCGGGAACCCCCGTCCCGTTCCATTTTTCGTGATGAGAACGGACGGCGGCCAGAATATTCGGGTCCGTCACGCCCGAATCTTTCAGCAGGGTTTCTCCCAGCAGGGGATGACAGTTCAGAACCCGCCCCTCGCTGGGAAGGATTTTGCCCTTCGC includes these proteins:
- a CDS encoding HutP family protein, with translation MEETLELHRERSNEETSGALSLDSELGIDDVGRAAVLLALTRNAEKETACKQYIEEKGWKAVATEVGGLLSDLPQKIVRALVGASLNAGVIEKNSREMHALIHAAVEASNGFIPRSLVEVSIGAKIAIVRNENWIAVAIFGDCAVHIVAHHDRCGLGVMHL
- a CDS encoding HD domain-containing protein — its product is MKKKIWNVALGELLDIEGVVAEDVLSKTGTVILPSGVSLAALKETRPEIVSQLLKHGVTHIKVKSAPSITAGEFRTALGSITPSVAELNPLLTRIAIHQFGVIWRSIDDRAARERGVRTMADIAARLPREIRKTPQITLSLVGGEDQMLEKMYNHSINVALLSGYIAQKIFPVWPAFIQAVIVGGLFHDIGKAFFFPGSWEAKGKILPSEGRVLNCHPLLGETLLKDSGVTDPNILAAVRSHHEKWNGTGVPDRLREEDIPMAARIVAVANVFENLTNRILEGDSCRGDQALSQMIERAIGDFDTRILRVLLAAIGLYPPGTVVLLSNGKVAIVLETKERDLLCPRVLVCLDESGRRVSPFGILKIDKKGSVYIKEAWDDFSRRRLEPFVPAAAGLAAVTG
- a CDS encoding isochorismatase family protein, producing the protein MSNDALVIVDPQNDFCDKKGSLYVDGAEDDILRLSKYIETTEETPREIFVSLDSHDRVAIFHPSFWVNPAGRHPEPFTPITPASFAGGDWRPAASQNRPFAEQMFSVMKTRGIPSLMLWPEHCVVSTWGHQIADPLQRALETWRGKTGLAARYVFKGENPFTDQFSIFEGLDDSWPETAFNTALFARLEAFDRVTFGGEALSHCVRESILSYVKRPRSRRQEVRLLQDCTSPVSGFDAKESLDLLRREGVTFITAAS
- a CDS encoding GAF domain-containing protein, producing MEVDVRKFEDKEKMYAHMNESLVHMLEGNRDETAALSNVSALLNLYLEEINWVGFYLMKNGALILGPFQGKPAVMRILPGEGVCGTTVQEGKTRVVDDVHTCTNHIACDLASSSEIVVPLIKNGQVLGVLDIDSPIPSRFDEEDKKGLESVAQTLLNVVFIC